Proteins encoded within one genomic window of Candidatus Hydrogenedentota bacterium:
- a CDS encoding cytochrome b N-terminal domain-containing protein, with translation MTNGLGAFLDNLWKLPQTFRESLIRHGAPTSDRARSQTVFGNFFLHIHATRIHRDTLRLRTTWGLGVSLVAQFLILTVTGILLMVYYKASTDLAYDSIKDLHYVVPTGRFIRNIHRWAAHLMVAMAFLHMARVFYTAAYKAPREFNWVVGMMLFVITLMFSFTGYLLPWDQLAYWAITIGANIAASPNELAHALGLPPAFYLGDIQKELLLGASTVGQEALTRFYLLHVMLLPIVFGAVIGVHIWRIRKDGGLAHPAGTPTPAGKGVGTMAPSALAPQDQPDKTYGLMAVVKGSSPHTGKTMDETVPAWPYLMRAELLIFMVNMLICVALGLVFDAPLRELANPAVPENPAKAPWYFLGLQEMVSYSALVGGIVVPTIVVIGLALIPYLDREREPSGVWFSGSRGIRVMLLSIVVGAALAVAAVAVPVNFGWLRNWFPNIPQIVIILINPGSLLTAAYGVWSVLVVVRARSTRMGAIALFTCFLVGFAILTYVGTNLRGPNWDFYWSKSQWPLH, from the coding sequence ATGACCAACGGACTTGGCGCTTTTCTGGACAATCTCTGGAAATTACCGCAGACCTTCCGGGAATCGCTGATCCGGCACGGTGCGCCGACGTCGGATCGCGCGCGATCGCAGACGGTTTTCGGGAATTTCTTTCTCCACATTCACGCGACGCGGATTCATCGGGACACGCTGCGGCTTCGGACGACATGGGGGCTGGGCGTTTCGCTCGTGGCGCAATTTCTTATCCTCACCGTTACGGGGATTCTGTTGATGGTCTATTACAAAGCCTCGACGGATCTTGCCTACGATTCGATCAAAGATCTCCATTACGTGGTTCCCACGGGACGCTTCATCCGCAACATCCACCGCTGGGCGGCCCACTTGATGGTGGCCATGGCGTTCCTTCACATGGCCCGCGTGTTCTATACCGCGGCCTACAAGGCTCCCCGCGAATTCAACTGGGTGGTGGGGATGATGCTCTTCGTGATTACCCTGATGTTTTCCTTCACGGGCTACCTGCTGCCGTGGGATCAACTGGCGTATTGGGCCATCACGATCGGAGCGAACATCGCCGCGTCACCGAATGAACTGGCGCACGCGTTGGGGCTTCCGCCCGCGTTCTATCTCGGCGATATCCAGAAGGAGTTGCTGCTGGGCGCTTCGACCGTGGGCCAGGAGGCCCTCACCCGGTTTTACCTGCTGCATGTCATGTTGCTGCCCATCGTGTTCGGCGCCGTGATCGGCGTCCATATATGGCGCATCCGCAAGGATGGCGGTCTCGCGCATCCGGCGGGCACGCCGACGCCGGCGGGCAAGGGTGTGGGCACGATGGCGCCGTCGGCGCTGGCCCCGCAGGATCAGCCCGACAAAACCTACGGGCTGATGGCGGTGGTCAAGGGTTCCTCGCCGCACACCGGCAAGACGATGGACGAAACCGTGCCCGCATGGCCCTATCTGATGCGGGCGGAACTGCTGATTTTCATGGTCAACATGCTGATATGCGTGGCGCTCGGCCTGGTGTTCGACGCGCCCCTGCGTGAACTGGCCAATCCGGCCGTGCCTGAAAATCCCGCCAAGGCGCCTTGGTACTTTCTCGGTCTGCAGGAAATGGTTTCCTATTCGGCGCTGGTCGGCGGCATTGTGGTGCCCACCATCGTCGTGATCGGTCTTGCGCTCATTCCGTACCTGGATCGTGAGCGGGAACCGTCGGGCGTATGGTTCAGTGGAAGCCGGGGCATCCGCGTCATGCTGCTGTCCATCGTGGTGGGCGCGGCGCTGGCCGTGGCCGCGGTGGCGGTCCCCGTAAACTTCGGCTGGTTGCGGAACTGGTTTCCCAATATCCCGCAGATCGTCATTATCCTCATCAATCCGGGGAGCCTGCTGACGGCGGCGTACGGCGTGTGGTCCGTTTTGGTCGTCGTGCGCGCACGCTCGACGCGGATGGGCGCCATCGCGCTGTTCACCTGTTTTCTGGTGGGCTTCGCGATTCTGACCTACGTCGGAACGAACCTGCGCGGACCGAACTGGGACTTCTACTGGAGCAAGAGCCAATGGCCGTTGCATTGA
- a CDS encoding c-type cytochrome, which produces MTALNVEKVDRRIKWALLIVSLATLVLLAISALRENVFATWRLERGKYGKILNEKASNEREQALAAQFRTEIVQHVLPELNVVDRCVTCHTGLDDPRMTAETNPHKTHPGDFLVTHPPEKFGCVSCHGGQGRATEKDDAHGHVPYWPSPRIEKPHLYAGCGGCHTYVGVPNLAMIERGKAAAEQYRCMECHRIDGAGGSAQNDAPDLSETGIKGPVAKTRSVSEHGTCFLYDPAAAIPESDRNVLEQYLATRTGAPDLIAAKALFHSEGCLGCHQVAGVGGDEGPDLTRVGEKEASRLDFSHVPGDRTLANWFKAHLRAPALVVPGSQMPELGLDEEKANLLTLYLLSLRRGVVSPALWPKDRVRTERLGEREFATDGWTLFTSFCAACHGSEGQGIRYRGLKSYPAIGGSDFLAAAPDAFIRTAVTQGRPGRRMPAWGEKKGGLRPDEIDAIITALRERAGQPEPEDEKPARWVAAPAPGIRPGNELYMANCAGCHGTGGEGGEGLALNDPGLLRSATDTYLVTTISKGRRGTKMQGFAQASPTHPALTPREIESIVWFIRSWEDTK; this is translated from the coding sequence GTGACTGCTTTGAACGTTGAAAAAGTGGATCGCCGCATCAAATGGGCGCTGTTGATCGTCAGCCTGGCCACGCTCGTGCTGCTGGCGATCTCGGCTTTGCGTGAAAACGTCTTCGCCACGTGGCGCCTCGAACGCGGAAAATACGGCAAAATACTCAATGAAAAGGCATCCAACGAGCGTGAGCAGGCGTTGGCCGCCCAGTTTCGGACCGAGATTGTGCAGCATGTATTGCCGGAACTGAATGTGGTGGATCGTTGCGTGACGTGCCACACCGGCCTGGACGATCCGCGCATGACCGCCGAGACCAATCCGCACAAAACCCATCCCGGCGATTTTCTCGTCACGCATCCACCGGAGAAATTCGGTTGCGTGTCCTGCCACGGCGGCCAAGGCCGCGCCACGGAAAAAGACGACGCGCATGGCCATGTGCCCTACTGGCCGTCTCCGCGCATTGAAAAACCACACCTTTACGCGGGATGCGGTGGCTGCCACACCTATGTGGGGGTGCCCAATCTTGCCATGATCGAACGAGGGAAAGCCGCGGCCGAACAGTACCGGTGCATGGAATGCCATCGCATTGACGGTGCGGGCGGTTCGGCGCAAAACGATGCGCCGGATCTTTCCGAAACGGGGATCAAGGGCCCCGTGGCAAAGACTCGCTCCGTTTCCGAACACGGCACGTGTTTCTTATACGATCCCGCGGCTGCGATTCCCGAATCCGACCGCAACGTCCTGGAGCAATACCTCGCGACGCGCACGGGCGCGCCGGATCTCATTGCAGCCAAGGCCCTTTTCCATTCCGAAGGATGCCTGGGCTGCCACCAAGTCGCGGGCGTGGGCGGCGACGAAGGCCCCGACCTAACCCGCGTGGGCGAAAAAGAGGCGAGCCGGCTGGATTTCAGCCATGTCCCGGGCGATCGGACCCTGGCCAACTGGTTCAAGGCCCACCTTCGCGCGCCCGCACTCGTCGTGCCCGGTTCGCAGATGCCCGAACTCGGTCTGGACGAGGAAAAGGCCAACCTCTTGACGCTTTACCTGCTTTCGCTTCGCCGCGGCGTCGTGTCGCCCGCGCTCTGGCCCAAGGATCGCGTCCGCACCGAGCGGCTCGGCGAACGGGAATTCGCGACGGACGGCTGGACGCTTTTCACAAGTTTTTGCGCGGCGTGCCACGGTTCCGAAGGCCAAGGCATACGCTATCGCGGCCTGAAATCCTATCCCGCCATCGGCGGCTCGGACTTTCTGGCCGCCGCGCCCGACGCATTCATCCGGACGGCCGTCACGCAGGGACGCCCCGGCCGCCGCATGCCGGCGTGGGGTGAAAAGAAAGGCGGGCTGCGTCCGGATGAAATAGATGCGATTATCACCGCGCTGCGGGAACGGGCCGGCCAACCCGAACCCGAGGACGAAAAACCCGCCCGGTGGGTCGCCGCCCCTGCGCCCGGCATTCGCCCTGGAAACGAACTCTACATGGCGAATTGCGCGGGATGCCACGGAACGGGCGGCGAGGGCGGCGAAGGCCTAGCCCTGAACGATCCCGGACTGTTGCGGAGCGCCACCGACACCTACCTTGTCACCACCATTTCCAAGGGACGACGCGGCACCAAGATGCAGGGATTTGCCCAGGCCTCGCCCACGCATCCGGCGCTTACGCCCCGGGAAATCGAAAGCATTGTCTGGTTTATCCGCTCATGGGAGGACACGAAATGA
- a CDS encoding molybdopterin-dependent oxidoreductase, with translation MSKKGLSRREFLSNAAAAGFGALAASASRAWGLEAVSDPLSAYPDRGWEKAYRDLWNYDDKFTFLCAPNDTHNCLLHGYVRSGVLVRIGPTMRYGEAQDVEGRTMSHRWDPRCCQKGLALTRRFYGDRRVNQCMVRAGFMEWFKAGFPREANGLPPVQFFNRGRDEWIRVPHDEAAGIVAAALKNIAENYSGEEGQKRLLEQHYDEATVQATKGAGTQTLKLRGGMPLLGITRVFGMYRMANAIALLDAAIRKVGPDKALGARGFDNYSWHTDLPPGHPMVTGQQTVEFDLSAVEHAKTVVVWGMNWIATKMPDAHWLTEARMKGTRVVVIACEYSATASKGDDVVVVRPGTTPALALGFAHVLLKENLFDKEYVKRWTDLPLLVRMDNLKYLRAKDVFGSDLAALGNATQVLADGEAPSPPGAQKETQIPGKMRADWGDFVYWDQAAGAPKPITRDQVGALSAVADPLLEGRLDVTLADGSTVTCRPVFDLVKGYAAHFDPKTVEELTWAPAATVEALARHFAQAPGTTLFAIGMGPNQFFNNDNKDRAIFLLAALTGNVGRIGGNVGSYAGNYRTALFNGSGQYIAEDPFDIELDPAKKARPKQYWRAESAHYYNHEDHPLRVGNRLLTGSTHMPTPTKAMWFANANSILGNVKWHYNTVVNVLPRIEMIAVNEWWWSPSCEWADVVFGVDSWAELKYPDMTASVTNPFLQVFPRTPLSRIFNTLGDIEVLALVAGKLADLTGDTRFKDMFKFVTENRVEVYLQRILDNSTNTKGFKIEELEAKAREGIPAILNSRTSPKVVGYDQIEDSKPWYTMSGRLELYREEDEFIEAGENLPVHREPVDSTFYEPNVIVAPKHEVIRPAGPEIYGVERTDLSCETRCGRNVVLTWEETRATAHPRAAEGYRFIFHTPKYRHGAHTTPIDTDMVAILFGPFGDIYRRDKRKPFVTEGYVDINPDDARELGIEDGDYVWVDGDPEDRPFRGWQNNARDYEFSRLICRARYYPGTPRGVTRMWFNMYGATPGSVEGIKTRPDGLAKNPRTNYQAMFRSGSHQSATRGWLKPTWMTDSLVRKEMFGQTIGKGFLPDVHCPTGAPREAIVKFTKAEPGGMEGETLWRPAALGFRPRYETESMKAYLAGGFIRAGSDDGKKEL, from the coding sequence ATGAGTAAGAAAGGCTTATCGCGCCGGGAATTTCTGTCGAACGCCGCCGCCGCCGGATTCGGGGCCTTGGCGGCCTCGGCCAGCCGCGCATGGGGATTGGAAGCCGTTTCCGATCCCTTGTCGGCCTACCCGGATCGCGGATGGGAAAAGGCCTATCGGGACTTGTGGAACTACGACGACAAGTTCACGTTTCTATGCGCGCCGAACGACACGCACAACTGCCTGCTTCACGGGTACGTGCGATCGGGTGTGCTGGTAAGAATCGGCCCCACCATGCGCTATGGCGAAGCACAGGACGTCGAAGGGCGGACCATGTCCCATCGATGGGATCCGCGCTGCTGCCAAAAGGGTTTGGCGTTGACGAGGCGCTTCTACGGGGATCGCCGTGTCAACCAGTGCATGGTGCGCGCGGGCTTCATGGAATGGTTCAAGGCCGGTTTTCCGCGCGAGGCCAACGGCCTGCCGCCCGTTCAATTCTTCAATCGGGGACGCGATGAGTGGATCCGCGTGCCGCACGACGAGGCCGCCGGCATTGTCGCCGCCGCACTCAAGAACATCGCCGAGAATTATTCGGGCGAGGAAGGACAGAAACGTCTGCTGGAGCAGCATTACGACGAGGCCACCGTCCAGGCGACCAAAGGGGCCGGCACCCAGACCCTCAAACTGCGCGGAGGCATGCCGCTTCTCGGTATCACGCGCGTGTTCGGCATGTACCGAATGGCCAACGCCATTGCCCTGCTCGACGCCGCGATCCGCAAGGTCGGCCCGGACAAGGCCTTGGGCGCGCGCGGTTTCGACAATTACAGTTGGCACACGGATCTGCCGCCCGGGCATCCCATGGTCACCGGCCAGCAGACCGTCGAATTCGATCTCAGCGCCGTCGAACACGCCAAGACCGTCGTGGTCTGGGGCATGAACTGGATCGCCACCAAGATGCCCGACGCGCATTGGCTGACCGAGGCGCGCATGAAGGGCACCCGCGTGGTGGTCATTGCCTGCGAGTATTCGGCCACGGCCAGCAAGGGCGACGACGTCGTGGTGGTTCGGCCCGGCACGACGCCGGCCTTGGCGTTGGGTTTCGCGCATGTACTGCTGAAAGAGAATCTGTTCGACAAGGAGTATGTAAAACGGTGGACCGATCTGCCGCTCTTGGTCCGCATGGACAACCTGAAATACCTTCGCGCCAAGGATGTGTTCGGATCCGATTTGGCCGCGTTGGGCAACGCGACCCAGGTGTTGGCCGACGGCGAGGCGCCGTCACCGCCCGGCGCGCAGAAAGAAACGCAGATTCCGGGAAAGATGCGGGCGGATTGGGGCGATTTCGTGTACTGGGATCAGGCCGCGGGCGCGCCCAAGCCGATCACGCGCGATCAGGTCGGCGCATTGTCCGCGGTGGCCGATCCGCTTCTCGAAGGGAGGCTGGACGTTACGCTGGCCGACGGGTCCACCGTGACGTGCCGTCCGGTATTCGACCTCGTGAAGGGGTATGCCGCCCATTTCGATCCCAAGACCGTCGAGGAATTGACGTGGGCGCCTGCCGCGACCGTCGAGGCGCTGGCGCGGCATTTCGCACAGGCGCCGGGCACGACGTTGTTTGCGATAGGCATGGGTCCCAACCAGTTTTTCAACAACGACAACAAGGATCGCGCCATTTTCCTGCTGGCCGCGCTGACGGGCAATGTGGGCCGTATCGGCGGAAACGTCGGCTCCTATGCGGGCAACTACCGGACGGCGCTTTTCAACGGATCCGGGCAATACATCGCCGAGGATCCGTTCGACATCGAACTGGATCCCGCCAAAAAGGCCCGGCCCAAGCAGTATTGGCGGGCCGAATCCGCCCATTATTACAATCACGAGGATCATCCCCTCCGGGTCGGCAACCGGCTGCTGACGGGCTCCACGCACATGCCCACGCCCACCAAGGCCATGTGGTTTGCGAACGCCAACTCGATCCTCGGCAACGTCAAGTGGCACTACAACACGGTCGTCAATGTGCTGCCGCGCATCGAAATGATCGCCGTCAACGAATGGTGGTGGTCGCCTTCCTGCGAATGGGCCGACGTGGTCTTCGGCGTGGACTCGTGGGCGGAACTCAAGTATCCCGACATGACCGCATCGGTTACCAATCCGTTCCTGCAGGTCTTTCCCCGCACGCCGCTTTCGCGGATATTCAACACACTGGGCGACATCGAAGTGCTGGCGCTCGTGGCGGGCAAATTGGCAGATCTGACCGGTGACACGCGCTTCAAGGACATGTTCAAGTTCGTAACGGAGAATCGCGTCGAAGTGTACTTGCAGCGGATCCTCGATAATTCGACCAATACGAAGGGGTTCAAGATCGAAGAACTTGAAGCGAAGGCGCGTGAAGGGATCCCCGCGATTCTGAACAGCCGCACCTCGCCGAAAGTCGTGGGGTACGATCAAATCGAGGATTCGAAGCCGTGGTATACCATGAGCGGACGCCTCGAACTCTACCGCGAGGAAGACGAATTCATCGAGGCCGGTGAAAATCTGCCCGTACATCGCGAACCGGTGGATTCGACATTCTATGAACCCAACGTCATCGTCGCGCCCAAACACGAAGTGATCCGGCCCGCAGGACCTGAGATTTACGGCGTGGAGCGGACGGACCTCTCGTGCGAGACGCGCTGCGGACGCAATGTGGTCCTGACGTGGGAGGAAACCCGCGCCACCGCCCATCCTCGCGCCGCCGAGGGCTACCGGTTCATCTTCCACACCCCGAAATACCGGCATGGCGCCCATACGACGCCGATTGACACGGACATGGTCGCCATCCTGTTCGGACCTTTCGGCGACATCTATCGCCGAGACAAGCGAAAGCCCTTCGTGACGGAAGGCTATGTGGACATCAACCCCGACGATGCGCGCGAACTGGGCATCGAGGACGGCGATTACGTCTGGGTGGATGGCGATCCGGAAGATCGCCCGTTTCGCGGGTGGCAGAACAATGCGCGTGATTACGAGTTTTCCCGCCTGATCTGCCGTGCGCGGTACTATCCCGGCACGCCGCGGGGCGTCACACGCATGTGGTTCAACATGTATGGCGCGACGCCCGGATCCGTCGAGGGCATCAAGACGCGCCCGGACGGCCTCGCGAAGAACCCGCGCACGAACTACCAGGCGATGTTCCGCTCCGGCTCGCACCAGTCGGCCACGCGCGGCTGGCTCAAGCCTACTTGGATGACGGATTCGCTCGTGCGCAAGGAAATGTTCGGCCAGACCATCGGAAAAGGCTTCCTGCCTGATGTGCATTGTCCCACCGGAGCGCCGCGCGAGGCTATCGTCAAATTCACCAAGGCGGAACCGGGCGGCATGGAGGGCGAAACGCTCTGGAGGCCGGCGGCCTTGGGATTCAGGCCGCGCTATGAAACGGAGTCCATGAAGGCGTATTTGGCCGGCGGATTCATCCGCGCCGGCTCCGACGACGGAAAGAAGGAGTTGTAA
- a CDS encoding dehydrogenase has protein sequence MARVFNWQLNREMDYWYPENRPKKQFAAVFDINKCIACQTCTLACKTTWTSGRGQEYMLWNNVESKPYGFYPLGWDVKLLEMLGEQPWKGGVYAGRTIFENAPAGERVLGWRPDDLDYAYANVGEDDCTGAVDRGAGLQLPHMNWFFYLPRICNHCTYPACLASCPRASIYKRQEDGIVLLDQKRCRGYRECVRACPYKKTFFNALGGTSEKCIACFPKIEGGLQPQCFENCIGKIRMAGFLSKPEEAKPDNPIDYLVHIRKVALPLLPQLGLEPNVYYIPPIHAPRGFLEQLFGPGAPAAVEAYRGMASGDMDLASLLVLFGSTRNLVARWRRDGETVGGWDPAGAEIVRVPLTEAVHVREAFDAKYGVIRTNIP, from the coding sequence ATGGCGCGCGTGTTCAACTGGCAACTGAATCGGGAAATGGACTACTGGTACCCGGAGAATCGTCCGAAAAAACAATTCGCCGCCGTATTCGACATCAATAAATGCATCGCATGCCAGACCTGCACCCTGGCCTGCAAGACTACCTGGACCTCCGGTCGAGGCCAAGAGTACATGCTCTGGAACAATGTCGAGTCGAAACCCTACGGGTTCTATCCGTTGGGCTGGGACGTGAAATTGCTCGAAATGCTCGGAGAGCAACCCTGGAAGGGCGGCGTCTATGCGGGCCGCACGATCTTCGAAAATGCGCCCGCGGGCGAACGGGTCCTGGGCTGGCGTCCCGACGATCTCGACTACGCCTATGCCAACGTCGGCGAGGACGACTGCACGGGCGCCGTGGATCGTGGCGCCGGTCTTCAATTACCGCACATGAACTGGTTTTTCTACCTGCCCCGGATTTGCAATCACTGCACCTATCCGGCATGCCTGGCGTCATGTCCGCGTGCTTCGATCTACAAACGGCAGGAGGACGGCATCGTGTTGCTCGATCAGAAGCGGTGCCGGGGCTATCGCGAATGCGTCCGCGCATGTCCATACAAAAAAACCTTCTTCAATGCCTTGGGCGGAACCTCCGAAAAGTGCATCGCCTGTTTCCCGAAGATTGAAGGCGGCCTCCAGCCGCAATGTTTCGAGAACTGCATCGGCAAGATACGCATGGCGGGTTTTCTCTCGAAACCCGAAGAGGCCAAACCGGACAATCCGATTGACTATCTGGTCCACATTCGGAAGGTGGCGCTGCCGCTCCTGCCGCAATTGGGCCTCGAACCGAACGTCTACTACATTCCGCCCATCCATGCGCCCCGTGGATTCTTGGAGCAACTTTTCGGACCGGGCGCGCCCGCCGCGGTGGAAGCCTATCGCGGCATGGCTTCGGGCGACATGGATTTGGCGAGTCTACTGGTTCTTTTCGGATCGACACGCAACCTGGTGGCCCGATGGCGCCGTGACGGGGAAACCGTCGGCGGATGGGATCCGGCCGGCGCGGAAATCGTGCGCGTGCCATTGACGGAAGCAGTACACGTTCGCGAAGCGTTTGACGCCAAGTACGGCGTCATCCGCACGAACATTCCTTGA
- a CDS encoding ethylbenzene dehydrogenase-related protein: MRYFSVLRTLWRSSAWAVLTVVSAAGCGAKQPPAPAIPTQVTAVNTDRIPGDPQDPQWDAVAAFPAALIPQDVVEPGLTKPSVPEVRVKALTDGRQVAFRLEWDDATPNDLPQSAHFSDACAVQMPAGTGADAPSAQMGEPGKPVAITFWRAFWQAVADGRLGSLKDLYPNATPDHYPFEAPVLEKDPAVKAAAAARYAPSHAEGSQMDAPPNAPVQDLIAEGPGSLTPVDPAEVQSTGRGQRTAKGWTVVIVRPLPVPVLGPALSQVAFAIWDGGKDEVGSRKMRTDWAPLAFTGKKP; this comes from the coding sequence ATGCGGTATTTTTCCGTTCTTCGGACCCTTTGGAGATCCAGCGCATGGGCCGTTTTGACGGTGGTAAGCGCTGCCGGTTGCGGCGCGAAGCAGCCGCCCGCTCCAGCCATACCCACGCAGGTGACCGCCGTGAACACGGATCGGATTCCCGGCGATCCCCAAGATCCCCAATGGGACGCCGTGGCGGCATTTCCGGCGGCGCTCATCCCGCAGGATGTGGTCGAACCGGGTTTGACGAAACCTTCCGTGCCAGAAGTTCGCGTCAAGGCTCTGACGGACGGGCGCCAAGTGGCTTTTCGGCTGGAATGGGATGACGCCACACCCAACGATTTGCCGCAGTCGGCCCATTTCAGCGATGCCTGCGCGGTGCAAATGCCGGCCGGCACGGGTGCGGATGCGCCGTCCGCCCAAATGGGCGAACCGGGCAAGCCCGTGGCCATCACCTTCTGGCGCGCATTCTGGCAGGCCGTCGCTGACGGACGCCTCGGTTCGCTCAAGGACTTGTATCCCAACGCGACGCCGGACCATTACCCATTCGAGGCGCCTGTCCTGGAAAAAGATCCCGCCGTGAAGGCCGCCGCCGCCGCCCGTTACGCCCCGTCCCATGCCGAAGGCAGCCAGATGGATGCCCCGCCCAACGCGCCGGTGCAGGACTTGATCGCCGAAGGACCGGGAAGCCTGACGCCTGTTGACCCGGCCGAGGTACAGTCCACGGGGCGCGGTCAACGTACCGCAAAGGGTTGGACCGTGGTGATTGTGCGTCCGCTGCCCGTTCCCGTGCTCGGACCCGCACTATCGCAAGTGGCGTTCGCGATCTGGGACGGCGGCAAGGATGAAGTCGGTTCGCGTAAGATGCGCACGGATTGGGCGCCCTTGGCGTTCACGGGTAAAAAGCCATGA
- a CDS encoding molecular chaperone TorD family protein, with product MMEAPESEVSIENLFRDAARWRLLGLLFEPPEGTWREQVENIAREIGDPDYQAVAALAIEEASPGLYHGTLGPGGPASPRAVTYDRAIQPGQRLAELAAQYQAFGYLPALCEAPDHVAIETGFVAYLRLKEAYAVARGDIEHAEITRDAARQFITVQLAPIIQPLAERLSEGAIPYLAQAATLLLESVENAGTEHATNDCAPAACRVEAGLGMAGS from the coding sequence ATGATGGAAGCGCCGGAGAGTGAAGTTTCAATCGAAAACCTGTTTCGCGATGCCGCGCGCTGGCGGCTGCTCGGCCTGTTATTCGAACCGCCGGAAGGCACTTGGCGCGAACAGGTCGAAAACATCGCCCGCGAAATCGGCGATCCGGATTATCAGGCTGTGGCGGCGTTGGCCATCGAAGAAGCATCGCCCGGGCTGTACCACGGCACGTTGGGTCCCGGCGGTCCGGCCAGCCCCCGCGCCGTGACGTACGATCGGGCCATTCAACCCGGCCAGCGGCTCGCGGAACTGGCCGCACAATATCAGGCGTTCGGTTATTTGCCGGCACTTTGCGAAGCGCCGGATCATGTCGCGATCGAAACGGGTTTCGTGGCCTATCTGCGCCTAAAGGAAGCGTATGCCGTTGCGCGGGGCGATATCGAGCATGCCGAAATCACACGGGATGCGGCCCGACAATTCATCACGGTTCAATTGGCGCCAATCATTCAACCCTTGGCCGAGCGGCTCTCGGAAGGCGCGATCCCGTATCTCGCGCAAGCGGCGACGCTGCTGCTTGAAAGCGTGGAAAACGCTGGCACGGAACACGCCACGAACGACTGCGCGCCGGCCGCGTGCCGCGTCGAGGCCGGGCTGGGAATGGCCGGGAGTTGA
- a CDS encoding type 1 glutamine amidotransferase has translation MRMHFLLHVPFEGPGAIEPWAVRKGFAVTKTRFWLNESLPDPREIDWLAIMGGPMSVHDEQDYPWLAQEKAFIREAIRLGRTVLGICLGAQLIAEVLGGKVHKNAHKEIGWFPVALTDSGRTSAPFNALPATFPAFHWHGETFDIPPGAIHTAASEACAHQAFSYGRHVAGLQFHLEYTADGIEAMLENCGHEIQPAPFIQSREAIRAGSAAVAEMGGHLEALLDALERASAEEEAE, from the coding sequence ATGCGGATGCACTTCCTGCTGCATGTTCCCTTTGAAGGGCCCGGCGCCATCGAGCCGTGGGCCGTCCGAAAAGGCTTCGCCGTCACGAAAACGCGTTTCTGGCTGAACGAATCCCTGCCGGATCCCCGCGAGATTGACTGGCTGGCGATCATGGGCGGCCCGATGAGCGTCCACGACGAACAGGACTATCCCTGGCTGGCGCAGGAGAAGGCGTTTATCCGCGAGGCGATCCGACTCGGCCGCACTGTCCTTGGGATATGCCTCGGCGCGCAATTGATCGCCGAAGTGCTCGGCGGAAAGGTGCACAAAAACGCCCACAAGGAAATCGGCTGGTTTCCGGTCGCGCTGACGGATTCCGGACGGACATCAGCGCCGTTCAACGCGCTGCCCGCGACTTTTCCGGCATTTCACTGGCACGGCGAGACCTTCGACATTCCCCCCGGAGCCATCCATACCGCGGCCTCGGAAGCATGCGCCCATCAGGCTTTTTCATATGGCCGACATGTGGCGGGTCTCCAATTCCATCTCGAATACACCGCAGACGGCATTGAGGCCATGCTTGAGAACTGCGGACACGAAATCCAACCCGCGCCCTTTATCCAGTCCAGAGAGGCGATCCGCGCGGGCTCCGCCGCGGTCGCGGAGATGGGCGGCCATCTGGAGGCGCTGCTGGATGCGCTTGAACGCGCATCGGCAGAGGAGGAGGCTGAATGA